One region of Paralichthys olivaceus isolate ysfri-2021 chromosome 12, ASM2471397v2, whole genome shotgun sequence genomic DNA includes:
- the LOC138412491 gene encoding histone H2A, whose protein sequence is MSGRGKTGGKARAKAKTRSSRAGLQFPVGRVHRLLRKGNYAQRVGAGAPVYLAAVLEYLTAEILELAGNAARDNKKTRIIPRHLQLAVRNDEELNKLLGGVTIAQGGVLPNIQAVLLPKKTEKAAKSK, encoded by the coding sequence atgtctgGCAGAGGCAAAACAGGCGGAAAGGCCAGAGCGAAGGCAAAGACCCGCTCGTCCCGCGCTGGGCTCCAGTTCCCCGTCGGTCGTGTTCACAGGCTGCTGCGTAAAGGCAACTATGCTCAGCGCGTCGGTGCCGGCGCCCCCGTCTACCTGGCGGCTGTGCTGGAGTACCTGACCgctgagatcctggagctggctggaaaCGCCGCCCGCGACAACAAGAAGACCCGTATCATCCCccgccacctgcagctggccgtccgcaacgacgaggagctcaacaaactcctgggcggagtgaccatcgctcagggcggcgtgctgcccaacatccaggctgttctgttgcccaagaagaccgagaaggccgccaagtccaagtaa
- the LOC138412500 gene encoding histone H3, translating to MARTKQTARKSTGGKAPRKQLATKAARKSAPATGGVKKPHRYRPGTVALREIRRYQKSTELLIRKLPFQRLVREIAQDFKTDLRFQSSAVMALQEASEAYLVGLFEDTNLCAIHAKRVTIMPKDIQLARRIRGERA from the coding sequence ATGGCAAGAACCAAGCAGACCGCTCGTAAATCCACCGGAGGCAAAGCccccaggaagcagctggccaCCAAGGCTGCGCGTAAAAGCGCCCCGGCCACCGGCGGCGTGAAGAAGCCTCACCGTTACAGGCCCGGTACCGTGGCTCTGAGAGAGATCCGTCGCTACCAGAAATCTACGGAGCTGCTGATCCGCAAGCTGCCCTTCCAGCGCCTGGTCAGAGAAATCGCTCAGGATTTCAAGACCGACCTGCGCTTCCAGAGCTCCGCTGtcatggctctgcaggaggccagcgaggcttacctggtcggcctgttcgaggacaccaacctgtgcgccatccacgccaagagggtgaccatcatgcccaaggacatccagctggcccgccgcatccgcggagagagagcttaa
- the LOC138412487 gene encoding histone H3-like, with translation MHFSPISSGDSGDGSLLWAELSSRRSLSPIRTRESEAASPFHDLLRRLKAECRCSTSPFLPIRERKPKMARTKQTARKSTGGKAPRKQLATKAARKSAPATGGVKKPHRYRPGTVALREIRRYQKSTELLIRKLPFQRLVREIAQDFKTDLRFQSSAVMALQEASEAYLVGLFEDTNLCAIHAKRVTIMPKDIQLARRIRGERA, from the coding sequence ATGCACTTTTCTCCAATAAGCAGCGGGGACTCAGGCGATGGGTCGCTCCTTTGGGCGgagctgagctccaggaggagcctCTCACCAATCAGGACCCGCGAATCTGAAGCCGCGTCACCATTTCACGACTTGCTCCGTCGTTTAAAAGCAGAGTGTCGCTGCTCTACTTCACCATTTCTCCcgatcagagaaagaaaacctaAAATGGCAAGAACCAAGCAGACCGCTCGTAAATCCACCGGAGGCAAAGCccccaggaagcagctggccaCCAAGGCTGCGCGTAAAAGCGCCCCGGCCACCGGCGGCGTGAAGAAGCCTCACCGTTACAGGCCCGGTACCGTGGCTCTGAGAGAGATCCGTCGCTACCAGAAATCTACGGAGCTGCTGATCCGCAAGCTGCCCTTCCAGCGCCTGGTCAGAGAAATCGCTCAGGATTTCAAGACCGACCTGCGCTTCCAGAGCTCCGCTGtcatggctctgcaggaggccagcgaggcttacctggtcggcctgttcgaggacaccaacctgtgcgccatccacgccaagagggtgaccatcatgcccaaggacatccagctggcccgccgcatccgcggagagagagcttaa
- the LOC138412454 gene encoding histone H2B, protein MPEPAKSAPKKGSKKAVTKAPGKGGKKRRKSRKESYAIYVYKVLKQVHPDTGISSKAMGIMNSFVSDIFERIAGEASRLAHYNKRSTITSREIQTAVRLLLPGELAKHAVSEGTKAVTKYTSSK, encoded by the coding sequence ATGCCTGAACCAGCGAAGTCCGCGCCCAAGAAGGGCTCCAAGAAAGCGGTGACGAAGGCCCCCGGTAAGggcggaaagaagaggagaaagagcaggaaggagagctacgccatctacgtgtacaaggtgctgaagcaggtccaccccgacactgggatctcctccaaggccatgggcatcatgaactccttcgtgagcgacatcttcgagcgcatcgccggtgaggcctctcgtctggctcattacaacaagcgctccaccatcacctccagggagattcagaccgccgtccgcctgctgctgcccggtgagctggctaaacacgccgtgtctgagggcaccaaggccgtgaccaagtacaccagctccaagtaa
- the LOC138412485 gene encoding histone H1-like, which produces MAEVAPAPAPAPAKAAKKKVVKPKKVGPSVREIIIEAVSASKERSGVSAAALKKALAAGGYDVEKNKSRVNTAIKGLVIKGTLVQTKGTGASGSFKINKKVEPKVKKPVKKAAPKVKKPAAKKPLAAKKAKAAAAKKPAAAKKSPKKVTKPAAAKKAAKSPKKVAKSPKKVAVKSPKKVAKKAPAAKKAPAKKAAKPKVKKTAAKKK; this is translated from the coding sequence atggcagaagtcgctccagctccagcccccGCCCCGGCCAAAGCGGCCAAGAAGAAGGTTGTGAAACCGAAGAAGGTCGGCCCCAGCGTCAGGGAGATCATCATCGAAGCCGTGTCCGCGTCCAAGGAGCGGAGCGGCGTGTCAGCGGCCGCCCTCAAGAAGGCTCTGGCTGCCGGAGGCTACgatgtggagaagaacaagTCCCGCGTCAACACCGCCATCAAGGGCCTGGTGATCAAGGGGACTCTGGTCCAGACCAAGGGAACCGGGGCCTCCGGCTCGTTCAAGATCAACAAGAAGGTGGAGCCCAAGGTGAAGAAGCCGGTCAAGAAGGCTGCTCCCAAAGTGAAGAAGCCCGCCGCCAAGAAACCCCTAGCGGCTAAAAAGGCCAAAGCAGCGGCAGCCAAGAAGCCAGCAGCCGCTAAAAAGTCCCCGAAGAAGGTGACGAAACCAGCAGCGGCCAAGAAAGCAGccaagagccccaagaaggtggcgaaGAGCCCTAAGAAGGTGGCAgtcaagagccccaagaaggtggcgaagaaggctcctgcagccaagaaagCCCCCGCGAAGAAGGCTGCCAAAcccaaagtgaagaagacagcagccaagaagaagtga
- the LOC138412497 gene encoding histone H2A yields the protein MSGRGKTGGKARAKAKTRSSRAGLQFPVGRVHRLLRKGNYAQRVGAGAPVYLAAVLEYLTAEILELAGNAARDNKKTRIIPRHLQLAVRNDEELNKLLGGVTIAQGGVLPNIQAVLLPKKTEKAAKSK from the coding sequence atgtccGGAAGAGGCAAAACAGGCGGAAAGGCCAGAGCGAAGGCAAAGACCCGCTCGTCCCGCGCTGGGCTCCAGTTCCCCGTCGGTCGTGTTCACAGGCTGCTGCGTAAAGGCAACTATGCTCAGCGCGTCGGTGCCGGCGCCCCCGTCTACCTGGCGGCTGTGCTGGAGTACCTGACCgctgagatcctggagctggctggaaaCGCCGCCCGCGACAACAAGAAGACCCGTATCATCCCCCGCCACTTGCAGCTGGCCGTCCGCAACGACGAGGAGCTCAACAAACTCCTGGGCGGAGTGACCATCGCTCAGGGCGGCGTGCTGCCCAACATCCAGGCTGTTCTGTTGCCCAAGAAGACCGAGAAGGCCGCCAAGTCCAAGTAA
- the LOC138412228 gene encoding histone H1-like yields the protein MAEVPPAPAPAPAKAAKKKVVKPKKVGPSVREIIIEAVSASKERSGVSAAALKKALAAGGYDVEKNKSRVNTAIKGLVIKGTLVQTKGTGASGSFKINKKVEPKVKKPVKTAALKVKKPAAKKPLAAKKAKAAAAKKPAAAKKSPKKVTKPAAAKKAAKSPKKVAKSPKKVAVKSPKKVAKKAPAAKKAPAKKAAKPKVKKTAAKKK from the coding sequence atggcagaagtccctccagctccagcccccGCCCCGGCCAAAGCGGCCAAGAAGAAGGTTGTGAAACCGAAGAAGGTCGGCCCCAGCGTCAGGGAGATCATCATCGAAGCCGTGTCCGCGTCCAAGGAGCGGAGCGGCGTGTCAGCGGCCGCCCTCAAGAAGGCTCTGGCTGCCGGAGGCTACgatgtggagaagaacaagTCCCGCGTCAACACCGCCATCAAGGGCCTGGTGATCAAGGGGACTCTGGTCCAGACCAAGGGAACCGGGGCCTCCGGCTCGTTCAAGATCAACAAGAAGGTGGAGCCCAAGGTGAAGAAGCCGGTCAAGACGGCTGCCCTCAAAGTGAAGAAGCCCGCCGCCAAGAAACCCCTAGCGGCTAAAAAGGCCAAAGCAGCGGCAGCCAAGAAGCCAGCAGCCGCTAAAAAGTCCCCGAAGAAGGTGACGAAACCCGCAGCGGCCAAGAAAGCAGccaagagccccaagaaggtggcCAAGAGCCCTAAGAAGGTGGCAgtcaagagccccaagaaggtggcgaaaaaggctcctgcagccaagaaagCCCCCGCGAAGAAGGCTGCCAAAcccaaagtgaagaagacagcagccaagaagaagtga